Proteins from a single region of Gloeocapsa sp. DLM2.Bin57:
- a CDS encoding XRE family transcriptional regulator, with the protein MTESFSRLIRASRKNKGYSQRELGELVGLDFTYLSKLENDRAEYPPKEEIIRKIAHHLDLNEEELVFLAGRIPQKEEDLLKQHYQELPTLFRRMRENPEFARQVFQQAFKVE; encoded by the coding sequence ATGACTGAGAGTTTTAGTAGATTAATTCGTGCATCGAGAAAAAATAAAGGGTATAGTCAGAGAGAGTTAGGGGAGCTAGTGGGTTTAGACTTTACCTACTTATCTAAATTAGAAAACGATCGCGCCGAATATCCCCCCAAAGAGGAGATAATTAGGAAAATAGCCCATCATCTAGATTTAAACGAAGAAGAATTAGTCTTTTTAGCGGGGCGTATCCCTCAGAAAGAAGAAGACTTACTTAAACAACATTACCAAGAATTGCCCACTTTATTTCGGCGAATGCGAGAAAATCCCGAATTTGCCCGTCAAGTGTTTCAACAAGCGTTCAAAGTAGAGTAA
- a CDS encoding ImmA/IrrE family metallo-endopeptidase, with protein MSLIKEFRFISKVEIERIANQIIEEMSQTRNYYPKFPLDASRVAEFLGLDLVWDFIPPDAEGEIAARILPVQRLIEINENLTQWGLGLTESTIAHEIGHWVLHINHQEIASYKEQKIVCHNQQHLKGREWQAQYFASCLLMPKKELKRVSKGKNIYKWSDLYAIAAELGVTISNLVHRLQDLGWLELNSDSRKILPVN; from the coding sequence ATGAGTTTAATCAAAGAATTTCGCTTTATATCTAAAGTCGAGATAGAGAGAATAGCTAACCAAATTATCGAGGAAATGTCCCAAACTAGAAACTATTACCCTAAATTTCCTCTCGACGCTAGTCGTGTAGCTGAGTTTTTGGGATTAGATCTAGTCTGGGATTTTATCCCTCCCGATGCAGAAGGAGAAATAGCCGCGAGAATTTTACCTGTACAAAGATTAATTGAAATCAACGAAAACTTAACTCAATGGGGATTAGGTTTAACAGAATCAACCATAGCCCATGAAATAGGACATTGGGTTTTACATATTAATCATCAAGAAATAGCTAGTTATAAAGAACAAAAAATAGTCTGTCATAATCAACAACATCTTAAAGGTAGAGAATGGCAAGCCCAATATTTTGCTAGTTGTTTATTAATGCCCAAAAAAGAATTAAAAAGGGTAAGTAAAGGTAAAAATATCTATAAATGGTCTGATTTATACGCGATCGCTGCTGAATTAGGGGTAACAATTTCTAATTTAGTACATCGTCTCCAGGATCTAGGTTGGCTTGAGTTAAATTCTGATTCTCGAAAGATTTTACCTGTAAATTAA
- a CDS encoding alpha/beta hydrolase yields MLSLIAIIASIWIVLPPANMGLLPLRIIAIEISPILVLFNLFSLFISSNKWLSLLALIISLIPLIQFPSTRERCKQAIEEVIGTKYLTLISGVIPQEIVVETDREFAHLDGVKLTFNVYRPQREGKYPTLIMIYGGAWRSGNPNNNQVFSRYLAKRGYTVISIDYRHAPKYTFPVQLNDIQLALSYIHDHPETLGVDLERVAIMGRSAGGHLATLATLQPGAIAFKALINYYGPINLTEAYFNPPRPDPINTREILKDFLGGTPETRPELYQQASPISYTDIPFVPTLLVYPSQDHLVQAKYARELYEKLKARGNQVVFLDIPWSEHAFDEVFRGLSNRLVLYYTEAFLVSLLKI; encoded by the coding sequence ATGTTGTCTTTAATTGCAATTATAGCTAGTATTTGGATAGTTTTACCCCCAGCAAATATGGGGTTATTACCATTAAGAATAATCGCCATAGAAATCAGCCCAATTTTAGTATTATTTAATCTATTTAGTCTATTTATAAGTAGCAATAAATGGTTAAGTTTATTAGCTTTAATAATTAGTTTAATCCCTTTAATTCAATTTCCTTCAACTAGAGAAAGATGTAAACAAGCAATAGAAGAAGTTATCGGGACAAAATATCTGACTCTAATCTCTGGGGTTATTCCTCAAGAAATTGTCGTCGAAACAGATAGAGAATTTGCTCATCTCGATGGGGTTAAATTAACGTTCAATGTGTATCGTCCCCAAAGAGAGGGTAAATATCCTACTCTGATTATGATTTATGGTGGTGCTTGGCGTAGTGGTAATCCCAATAATAACCAAGTTTTTAGCCGTTATTTAGCGAAAAGAGGTTATACAGTCATCTCTATCGACTATCGTCACGCACCCAAATATACCTTTCCCGTACAACTAAATGATATACAATTAGCCTTATCTTATATTCATGATCACCCTGAGACTTTAGGAGTAGATTTAGAGAGAGTAGCAATCATGGGAAGATCCGCGGGTGGACATTTAGCCACTTTAGCCACTCTTCAACCAGGGGCGATCGCTTTTAAGGCTTTAATTAATTATTATGGTCCAATTAATCTCACCGAAGCTTATTTTAATCCACCTAGACCAGATCCGATTAATACTCGTGAGATACTTAAAGATTTTTTAGGGGGAACACCAGAAACTAGACCAGAATTATATCAACAAGCTTCACCGATTAGTTATACTGATATTCCTTTTGTCCCTACTTTATTAGTATATCCTAGCCAAGATCATTTAGTCCAAGCTAAATATGCACGAGAGTTATACGAAAAACTCAAAGCCAGAGGTAATCAAGTAGTATTTTTAGATATTCCTTGGTCTGAGCACGCTTTTGATGAGGTTTTCAGGGGTTTAAGTAACCGTCTCGTTTTGTATTATACTGAAGCTTTTTTAGTTTCATTGCTCAAAATCTGA
- a CDS encoding cytochrome c, with product MDNQLVQIKLTNQGIVLGAIAIALTLLLMVLSIYLSPLADPYIQEVLAAKGDISNGHAIFKINCAGCHGIEADGNVGPSLHTVSKRRSKASIIHQVISGETPPMPKFQPNTQEMADLLSYLESISRD from the coding sequence GTGGATAATCAACTTGTCCAAATCAAATTAACCAATCAAGGAATAGTTTTAGGGGCGATCGCCATCGCTTTAACTTTGTTATTAATGGTGCTGAGTATCTATCTTAGCCCTTTAGCAGATCCTTATATTCAAGAAGTATTAGCAGCAAAAGGAGATATTAGTAATGGTCACGCTATTTTTAAGATTAACTGCGCCGGTTGTCACGGTATAGAAGCAGATGGTAACGTAGGACCGAGTTTACATACCGTATCCAAAAGAAGGTCAAAAGCGAGTATCATTCACCAAGTAATTAGTGGAGAAACCCCCCCAATGCCCAAATTTCAGCCAAATACACAAGAAATGGCTGATTTATTGAGTTATTTAGAGTCAATCTCTAGAGATTAG